One Meleagris gallopavo isolate NT-WF06-2002-E0010 breed Aviagen turkey brand Nicholas breeding stock chromosome 11, Turkey_5.1, whole genome shotgun sequence genomic region harbors:
- the U2SURP gene encoding U2 snRNP-associated SURP motif-containing protein isoform X2: MSLKYFVHVVLLEYVDFEPGITCRELNQKEAVCLPGFLFPCLTSSSFSLQVRAPDAVHNTGSADTHPLMESKLKAFSIGKMSAAKRTLSKKEQEELKKKEDEKAAAEIYEEFLAAFEGSDGNKVKTFVRGGIVNASKEEHETDEKRGKIYKPSSRFSDQKNQPSQPSNEKPPSLLMIETKKPPLKKGEKEKKKSNLELFKEELKQIQEERDERHKTKGRLSRFEPPQSDSDGQRRSMDAPSRRNRSSVLDDYAPGSHDVGDPSTTNLYLGNINPQMNEEMLCQEFGRFGPLASVKIMWPRTDEERARERNCGFVAFMNRRDAERALKNLNGKMIMSFEMKLGWGKAVPIPPHPIYIPPSMMEHTLPPPPSGLPFNAQPRERLKNPNAPMLPPPKNKEDFEKTLSQAIVKVVIPTERNLLALIHRMIEFVVREGPMFEAMIMNREINNPMFRFLFENQTPAHVYYRWKLYSILQGDAPTKWRTEDFRMFKNGSFWRPPPLNPYLHGMSEEQETEAFVEEPNKKGALKEEQRDKLEEILRGLTPRKNDIGDAMVFCLNNAEAAEEIVDCITESLSILKTPLPKKIARLYLVSDVLYNSSAKVANASYYRKFFETKLCQIFSDLNATYRTIQGHLQSENFKQRVMTCFRAWEDWAIYPEPFLIKLQNIFLGLVNIMEDKETEEVPDDLDGAPIEEELDGAPLEDVDGIPIDAAPIDDLDGVPIKSLDDDLDGVPLDTAEDSKKNEPIFKVAPSKWEAVDESELEAQAVTTSKWELFDQHEESEEEEIPNQEEESEDEEDTQSSKSEEQHMYSNPIKEEMPESKSSVKYSEMSEEKRAKLREIELKVMKFQDELESGKRPKKPGQSFQEQVEHYRDKLLQREKEKELERERERDKKDKEKSDSRSKDKKEKEECTPTRKERKRRHSASPSPSRSSGSRRAKSPSPKSERSERSERSHKESSRSRSSHKDSPRDVSKKGKRSPSGSRTPKRSRRSRSRSPKKSGKKSRSQSRSPHRSHKKSKKSKH, from the exons atgtcactgaaataCTTTGTGCATGTTGTCCTTCTTGAGTATGTGGACTTTGAACCTGGAATCACTTGCAGAGAACTGAATCAGAAGGAAGCAGTTTGTTTgcctggttttctttttccatgtctcACCTCCTCTTCATTCTCTCTCCAGGTCAGAGCTCCAGATGCGGTACATAACACTGGGTCTGCTGATACACAT CCTTTAATGGAAAGTAAACTTAAAGCATTCAGCATTGGCAAAATGAGTGCTGCCAAACGGACTTTGAGCAAGAAGGAAcaagaggaattaaaaaagaag GAGGATGAGAAGGCTGCTGCAGAAATTTATGAAGAATTCCTTGCTGCCTTTGAGGGAAGCGATGGCAATAAAGTGAAAACATTTGTAAGAGGAGGAATTGTTAATGCATCTAAAG AGGAAcatgaaacagatgaaaaacGGGGTAAAATCTATAAACCTTCATCACGATTTTCAgatcaaaaaaaccaaccaagtCAACCATCTAATGAGAAGCCTCCGTCCCTCTTAATGATAGAAACCAAAAAGCCT CCTttgaagaaaggagagaaggaaaagaaaaagagcaatcTGGAACTTTTTAAAGAAGAACTAAAGCA GATACAAGAAGAGCGTGATGaaagacacaaaacaaaagGTAGATTGAGTCGTTTTGAACCTCCCCAGTCGGATTCAGATGGTCAGCGTCGTTCAA tggATGCTCCTTCAAGAAGAAACAGATCATCTG TACTGGATGATTATGCACCAGGGTCACACGATGTTGGGGATCCAAGCACAACAAATTTGTACCTGGGAAACATTAATCCTCAA ATGAATGAAGAGATGTTATGTCAAGAATTTGGACGCTTTGGACCACTAGCAAGTGTTAAAATTATGTGGCCAAGAACTGATGaagaaagagcaagagaaagaaattgtgGCTTTGTTGCATTTATGAACAGGAGAGACGCTGAAAGAGCTCTAAAGAATTTAAATG GCAAGATGATTATGTCCTTTGAAATGAAGCTAGGCTGGGGCAAAGCTGTGCCTATCCCACCACACCCAATATACATTCCACCTTCAATGATGGAGCATACCCTCCCACCTCCTCCGTCAGGTCTGCCTTTTAATGCCCAGCCTAGGGAGAGGTTGAAGAATCCCAATGCTCCAATGTTACCCCCGCCAAAAAACAAGGAAGATTTTGAGAAG ACTCTGTCGCAAGCCATAGTCAAAGTGGTTATCCCAACAGAAAG GAATTTGCTCGCACTGATACATCGAATGATAGAGTTTGTGGTACGGGAAGGGCCCATGTTTGAAGCCATGATCATGAACCGAGAAATCAACAACCCAATGTTCAG GTTTCTGTTTGAAAACCAGACTCCAGCCCATGTGTATTATAGATGGAAGCTTTATTCAATTCTTCAG ggagatgctccaacCAAGTGGAGGACAGAAGATTTCCGTATGTTCAAAAATGGATCGTTTTGGAGGCCACCACCACTAAATCCATATTTACATGGGATGTCAGAAGAGCAAGAAACAGAGGCATTCGTGGAGGAGCCGAACAAGAAGGGTGCACTTAAGGAGGA ACAGAGAGACAAGCTGGAGGAAATTCTGCGTGGATTAACACCTCGAAAAAATGATATTGGCGATGCTATGGTTTTCTGTCTAAATAAtgcagaagctgctgaagaAATTGTAGACTGCATTACAGAGTCGCTGTCCATTCTGAAGACTCCTCTTCCCAAGAAG ATAGCAAGATTATATCTGGTATCAGATGTGTTGTACAACTCTTCAGCTAAAGTTGCCAATGCTTCCTACTATAGAAAATT ttttgaaacaaaattatgTCAGATATTCTCTGATCTCAATGCTACTTACCGTACAATACAAGGCCATTTACAGTCTGAAAATTTCAAG CAACGGGTAATGACGTGCTTCCGAGCATGGGAAGACTGGGCAATCTATCCAGAACCGTTTTTGATCAAACTACAGAACATTTTCTTGGGGCTTGTAAATATCATGGAAGACAAAGAAACAGAG GAAGTACCAGATGATCTTGATGGTGCTCCCATTGAGGAAGAGCTTGATGGTGCTCCATTAGAAGACGTGGATGGAATTCCTATTGATGCTGCTCctattgatgatctggatggAGTTCCTATTAAGTCATTGGATGATGATCTTGATGGAGTACctt TGGATACGGCTGAAGACTCAAAAAAGAATGAGCCTATATTTAAAGTTGCTCCTTCAAAGTGGGAAGCAGTGGATGAATCAGAATTGGAAGCTCAAG CTGTTACCACTTCTAAATGGGAGCTTTTTGATCAACATGAAGAATCTGAGGAGGAAGAAATACCAAA tCAAGAAGAGGAAAGTGAAGATGAGGAAGACACTCAGAGTTCAAAGTCAGAAGAGCAACACATGTATTCTAATCCTATTAAAGAAGAGATGCCTGAGTCCAAGTCATCAGtcaaatattcagaaatgaGTGAAGAGAAGCGTGCCAAACTCCGGGAGATTGAG CTTAAGGTGATGAAGTTTCAGGATGAGTTAGAATCTGGAAAACGACCCAAGAAACCAGGCCAGAGTTTTCAGGAACAGGTTGAACACTATAGAGACAAGCTGCTCCAGAGG gaaaaagagaaggagttGGAAAGAGAACGAGAGAGGGACaagaaggacaaagaaaaatCGGATTCTAGGTCCAAagataagaaggaaaaggaggaatgTACACCAACAAGAAAAGAGAG gaaaagacGGCACAGTGCTTCCCCTAGCCCATCTCGCAGCAGTGGCAGTAGAAGAGCAAAATCCCCATCACCAAAATCGGAGCGCTCAGAGCGCTCTGAACGGTCCCACAAAGAGAGTTCACGTTCTCGGTCCTCACATAAAGACTCTCCAAGAGACGTCAGTAAAAAAGGCAAAAG
- the U2SURP gene encoding U2 snRNP-associated SURP motif-containing protein isoform X1 has translation MSLKYFVHVVLLEYVDFEPGITCRELNQKEAVCLPGFLFPCLTSSSFSLQVRAPDAVHNTGSADTHPLMESKLKAFSIGKMSAAKRTLSKKEQEELKKKEDEKAAAEIYEEFLAAFEGSDGNKVKTFVRGGIVNASKEEHETDEKRGKIYKPSSRFSDQKNQPSQPSNEKPPSLLMIETKKPPLKKGEKEKKKSNLELFKEELKQIQEERDERHKTKGRLSRFEPPQSDSDGQRRSMDAPSRRNRSSGVLDDYAPGSHDVGDPSTTNLYLGNINPQMNEEMLCQEFGRFGPLASVKIMWPRTDEERARERNCGFVAFMNRRDAERALKNLNGKMIMSFEMKLGWGKAVPIPPHPIYIPPSMMEHTLPPPPSGLPFNAQPRERLKNPNAPMLPPPKNKEDFEKTLSQAIVKVVIPTERNLLALIHRMIEFVVREGPMFEAMIMNREINNPMFRFLFENQTPAHVYYRWKLYSILQGDAPTKWRTEDFRMFKNGSFWRPPPLNPYLHGMSEEQETEAFVEEPNKKGALKEEQRDKLEEILRGLTPRKNDIGDAMVFCLNNAEAAEEIVDCITESLSILKTPLPKKIARLYLVSDVLYNSSAKVANASYYRKFFETKLCQIFSDLNATYRTIQGHLQSENFKQRVMTCFRAWEDWAIYPEPFLIKLQNIFLGLVNIMEDKETEEVPDDLDGAPIEEELDGAPLEDVDGIPIDAAPIDDLDGVPIKSLDDDLDGVPLDTAEDSKKNEPIFKVAPSKWEAVDESELEAQAVTTSKWELFDQHEESEEEEIPNQEEESEDEEDTQSSKSEEQHMYSNPIKEEMPESKSSVKYSEMSEEKRAKLREIELKVMKFQDELESGKRPKKPGQSFQEQVEHYRDKLLQREKEKELERERERDKKDKEKSDSRSKDKKEKEECTPTRKERKRRHSASPSPSRSSGSRRAKSPSPKSERSERSERSHKESSRSRSSHKDSPRDVSKKGKRSPSGSRTPKRSRRSRSRSPKKSGKKSRSQSRSPHRSHKKSKKSKH, from the exons atgtcactgaaataCTTTGTGCATGTTGTCCTTCTTGAGTATGTGGACTTTGAACCTGGAATCACTTGCAGAGAACTGAATCAGAAGGAAGCAGTTTGTTTgcctggttttctttttccatgtctcACCTCCTCTTCATTCTCTCTCCAGGTCAGAGCTCCAGATGCGGTACATAACACTGGGTCTGCTGATACACAT CCTTTAATGGAAAGTAAACTTAAAGCATTCAGCATTGGCAAAATGAGTGCTGCCAAACGGACTTTGAGCAAGAAGGAAcaagaggaattaaaaaagaag GAGGATGAGAAGGCTGCTGCAGAAATTTATGAAGAATTCCTTGCTGCCTTTGAGGGAAGCGATGGCAATAAAGTGAAAACATTTGTAAGAGGAGGAATTGTTAATGCATCTAAAG AGGAAcatgaaacagatgaaaaacGGGGTAAAATCTATAAACCTTCATCACGATTTTCAgatcaaaaaaaccaaccaagtCAACCATCTAATGAGAAGCCTCCGTCCCTCTTAATGATAGAAACCAAAAAGCCT CCTttgaagaaaggagagaaggaaaagaaaaagagcaatcTGGAACTTTTTAAAGAAGAACTAAAGCA GATACAAGAAGAGCGTGATGaaagacacaaaacaaaagGTAGATTGAGTCGTTTTGAACCTCCCCAGTCGGATTCAGATGGTCAGCGTCGTTCAA tggATGCTCCTTCAAGAAGAAACAGATCATCTGGTG TACTGGATGATTATGCACCAGGGTCACACGATGTTGGGGATCCAAGCACAACAAATTTGTACCTGGGAAACATTAATCCTCAA ATGAATGAAGAGATGTTATGTCAAGAATTTGGACGCTTTGGACCACTAGCAAGTGTTAAAATTATGTGGCCAAGAACTGATGaagaaagagcaagagaaagaaattgtgGCTTTGTTGCATTTATGAACAGGAGAGACGCTGAAAGAGCTCTAAAGAATTTAAATG GCAAGATGATTATGTCCTTTGAAATGAAGCTAGGCTGGGGCAAAGCTGTGCCTATCCCACCACACCCAATATACATTCCACCTTCAATGATGGAGCATACCCTCCCACCTCCTCCGTCAGGTCTGCCTTTTAATGCCCAGCCTAGGGAGAGGTTGAAGAATCCCAATGCTCCAATGTTACCCCCGCCAAAAAACAAGGAAGATTTTGAGAAG ACTCTGTCGCAAGCCATAGTCAAAGTGGTTATCCCAACAGAAAG GAATTTGCTCGCACTGATACATCGAATGATAGAGTTTGTGGTACGGGAAGGGCCCATGTTTGAAGCCATGATCATGAACCGAGAAATCAACAACCCAATGTTCAG GTTTCTGTTTGAAAACCAGACTCCAGCCCATGTGTATTATAGATGGAAGCTTTATTCAATTCTTCAG ggagatgctccaacCAAGTGGAGGACAGAAGATTTCCGTATGTTCAAAAATGGATCGTTTTGGAGGCCACCACCACTAAATCCATATTTACATGGGATGTCAGAAGAGCAAGAAACAGAGGCATTCGTGGAGGAGCCGAACAAGAAGGGTGCACTTAAGGAGGA ACAGAGAGACAAGCTGGAGGAAATTCTGCGTGGATTAACACCTCGAAAAAATGATATTGGCGATGCTATGGTTTTCTGTCTAAATAAtgcagaagctgctgaagaAATTGTAGACTGCATTACAGAGTCGCTGTCCATTCTGAAGACTCCTCTTCCCAAGAAG ATAGCAAGATTATATCTGGTATCAGATGTGTTGTACAACTCTTCAGCTAAAGTTGCCAATGCTTCCTACTATAGAAAATT ttttgaaacaaaattatgTCAGATATTCTCTGATCTCAATGCTACTTACCGTACAATACAAGGCCATTTACAGTCTGAAAATTTCAAG CAACGGGTAATGACGTGCTTCCGAGCATGGGAAGACTGGGCAATCTATCCAGAACCGTTTTTGATCAAACTACAGAACATTTTCTTGGGGCTTGTAAATATCATGGAAGACAAAGAAACAGAG GAAGTACCAGATGATCTTGATGGTGCTCCCATTGAGGAAGAGCTTGATGGTGCTCCATTAGAAGACGTGGATGGAATTCCTATTGATGCTGCTCctattgatgatctggatggAGTTCCTATTAAGTCATTGGATGATGATCTTGATGGAGTACctt TGGATACGGCTGAAGACTCAAAAAAGAATGAGCCTATATTTAAAGTTGCTCCTTCAAAGTGGGAAGCAGTGGATGAATCAGAATTGGAAGCTCAAG CTGTTACCACTTCTAAATGGGAGCTTTTTGATCAACATGAAGAATCTGAGGAGGAAGAAATACCAAA tCAAGAAGAGGAAAGTGAAGATGAGGAAGACACTCAGAGTTCAAAGTCAGAAGAGCAACACATGTATTCTAATCCTATTAAAGAAGAGATGCCTGAGTCCAAGTCATCAGtcaaatattcagaaatgaGTGAAGAGAAGCGTGCCAAACTCCGGGAGATTGAG CTTAAGGTGATGAAGTTTCAGGATGAGTTAGAATCTGGAAAACGACCCAAGAAACCAGGCCAGAGTTTTCAGGAACAGGTTGAACACTATAGAGACAAGCTGCTCCAGAGG gaaaaagagaaggagttGGAAAGAGAACGAGAGAGGGACaagaaggacaaagaaaaatCGGATTCTAGGTCCAAagataagaaggaaaaggaggaatgTACACCAACAAGAAAAGAGAG gaaaagacGGCACAGTGCTTCCCCTAGCCCATCTCGCAGCAGTGGCAGTAGAAGAGCAAAATCCCCATCACCAAAATCGGAGCGCTCAGAGCGCTCTGAACGGTCCCACAAAGAGAGTTCACGTTCTCGGTCCTCACATAAAGACTCTCCAAGAGACGTCAGTAAAAAAGGCAAAAG
- the U2SURP gene encoding U2 snRNP-associated SURP motif-containing protein isoform X3: MLQCYPRQKTRKILRRNLLALIHRMIEFVVREGPMFEAMIMNREINNPMFRFLFENQTPAHVYYRWKLYSILQGDAPTKWRTEDFRMFKNGSFWRPPPLNPYLHGMSEEQETEAFVEEPNKKGALKEEQRDKLEEILRGLTPRKNDIGDAMVFCLNNAEAAEEIVDCITESLSILKTPLPKKIARLYLVSDVLYNSSAKVANASYYRKFFETKLCQIFSDLNATYRTIQGHLQSENFKQRVMTCFRAWEDWAIYPEPFLIKLQNIFLGLVNIMEDKETEEVPDDLDGAPIEEELDGAPLEDVDGIPIDAAPIDDLDGVPIKSLDDDLDGVPLDTAEDSKKNEPIFKVAPSKWEAVDESELEAQAVTTSKWELFDQHEESEEEEIPNQEEESEDEEDTQSSKSEEQHMYSNPIKEEMPESKSSVKYSEMSEEKRAKLREIELKVMKFQDELESGKRPKKPGQSFQEQVEHYRDKLLQREKEKELERERERDKKDKEKSDSRSKDKKEKEECTPTRKERKRRHSASPSPSRSSGSRRAKSPSPKSERSERSERSHKESSRSRSSHKDSPRDVSKKGKRSPSGSRTPKRSRRSRSRSPKKSGKKSRSQSRSPHRSHKKSKKSKH, from the exons ATGCTCCAATGTTACCCCCGCCAAAAAACAAGGAAGATTTTGAGAAG GAATTTGCTCGCACTGATACATCGAATGATAGAGTTTGTGGTACGGGAAGGGCCCATGTTTGAAGCCATGATCATGAACCGAGAAATCAACAACCCAATGTTCAG GTTTCTGTTTGAAAACCAGACTCCAGCCCATGTGTATTATAGATGGAAGCTTTATTCAATTCTTCAG ggagatgctccaacCAAGTGGAGGACAGAAGATTTCCGTATGTTCAAAAATGGATCGTTTTGGAGGCCACCACCACTAAATCCATATTTACATGGGATGTCAGAAGAGCAAGAAACAGAGGCATTCGTGGAGGAGCCGAACAAGAAGGGTGCACTTAAGGAGGA ACAGAGAGACAAGCTGGAGGAAATTCTGCGTGGATTAACACCTCGAAAAAATGATATTGGCGATGCTATGGTTTTCTGTCTAAATAAtgcagaagctgctgaagaAATTGTAGACTGCATTACAGAGTCGCTGTCCATTCTGAAGACTCCTCTTCCCAAGAAG ATAGCAAGATTATATCTGGTATCAGATGTGTTGTACAACTCTTCAGCTAAAGTTGCCAATGCTTCCTACTATAGAAAATT ttttgaaacaaaattatgTCAGATATTCTCTGATCTCAATGCTACTTACCGTACAATACAAGGCCATTTACAGTCTGAAAATTTCAAG CAACGGGTAATGACGTGCTTCCGAGCATGGGAAGACTGGGCAATCTATCCAGAACCGTTTTTGATCAAACTACAGAACATTTTCTTGGGGCTTGTAAATATCATGGAAGACAAAGAAACAGAG GAAGTACCAGATGATCTTGATGGTGCTCCCATTGAGGAAGAGCTTGATGGTGCTCCATTAGAAGACGTGGATGGAATTCCTATTGATGCTGCTCctattgatgatctggatggAGTTCCTATTAAGTCATTGGATGATGATCTTGATGGAGTACctt TGGATACGGCTGAAGACTCAAAAAAGAATGAGCCTATATTTAAAGTTGCTCCTTCAAAGTGGGAAGCAGTGGATGAATCAGAATTGGAAGCTCAAG CTGTTACCACTTCTAAATGGGAGCTTTTTGATCAACATGAAGAATCTGAGGAGGAAGAAATACCAAA tCAAGAAGAGGAAAGTGAAGATGAGGAAGACACTCAGAGTTCAAAGTCAGAAGAGCAACACATGTATTCTAATCCTATTAAAGAAGAGATGCCTGAGTCCAAGTCATCAGtcaaatattcagaaatgaGTGAAGAGAAGCGTGCCAAACTCCGGGAGATTGAG CTTAAGGTGATGAAGTTTCAGGATGAGTTAGAATCTGGAAAACGACCCAAGAAACCAGGCCAGAGTTTTCAGGAACAGGTTGAACACTATAGAGACAAGCTGCTCCAGAGG gaaaaagagaaggagttGGAAAGAGAACGAGAGAGGGACaagaaggacaaagaaaaatCGGATTCTAGGTCCAAagataagaaggaaaaggaggaatgTACACCAACAAGAAAAGAGAG gaaaagacGGCACAGTGCTTCCCCTAGCCCATCTCGCAGCAGTGGCAGTAGAAGAGCAAAATCCCCATCACCAAAATCGGAGCGCTCAGAGCGCTCTGAACGGTCCCACAAAGAGAGTTCACGTTCTCGGTCCTCACATAAAGACTCTCCAAGAGACGTCAGTAAAAAAGGCAAAAG